From a single Rodentibacter sp. JRC1 genomic region:
- the narQ gene encoding nitrate/nitrite two-component system sensor histidine kinase NarQ produces the protein MQTTHSVSIKIAKYLFFIIAAAGIISSLSLAIMASNKSDAEAINISGSLRMQSYRLLHLMDNHPDTVEKNLQFYEKSLHSSSLMDIQYQFFTPDVVKQSYQVLLERWAVMADFVRQNNIEQYSENIADYVNEVDHFVFELQRFSEQKWIFALSVLCFSMLLIVGMVSYVIWFTQREVVKPLKLLTRASMQVQMRQFNHIPLDTKNDNELGTLARVFTQMATELGKLYSRLEDSVNEQTQKLRQSNRSLTTLYQSSQLLTINEINDKTLSQLLNHIRVSEHLRYIELSILGAEHWNVNFGEKQPYQSLQIEELKIENEALGVLSWQAGLPCPDPRMMQNLAQMLARALYFYKNQRQQEQLLLMEERSIIARELHDSLAQVLSFLQIQLTLLKHNLKQSDESAKQKSLTIIADFEQALSGGYAQLRELLATFRLTVQEANLQQALEQVIDSLRSQTTMEMRVNCRLPSQSLNPPQLVHVLQIVREATLNAIKHSKGSLIEINAKINAEGEYEISIQDDGIGIPSLDEPEGHYGLNIMTERSNRLNAELTIRPLKQGGTQVKITLPHTLF, from the coding sequence GTGCAAACAACACATTCCGTTTCTATCAAGATTGCAAAATATCTTTTTTTTATTATTGCAGCAGCAGGGATCATCAGTTCGCTAAGTTTGGCGATTATGGCAAGTAATAAATCCGATGCGGAAGCCATTAACATTTCCGGTTCTCTGCGTATGCAAAGTTATCGTTTGTTACATCTAATGGATAACCATCCTGATACGGTCGAGAAAAATTTGCAGTTTTATGAAAAAAGCCTTCATTCCTCAAGTTTAATGGATATTCAGTATCAATTTTTTACACCGGATGTTGTAAAGCAATCCTATCAGGTTTTACTCGAACGTTGGGCGGTAATGGCTGATTTTGTACGGCAAAATAACATTGAACAATACAGCGAAAATATTGCCGATTATGTCAATGAAGTAGATCATTTTGTTTTTGAATTACAACGTTTTAGTGAACAAAAGTGGATTTTTGCTTTATCCGTGCTTTGTTTTTCTATGCTGCTTATTGTAGGGATGGTGTCCTATGTAATTTGGTTTACGCAACGCGAAGTGGTAAAGCCGTTGAAGTTACTTACACGCGCCAGTATGCAAGTGCAAATGCGTCAATTTAACCATATCCCCCTTGATACCAAAAATGATAACGAGCTTGGTACGTTAGCACGTGTGTTCACACAAATGGCGACAGAGTTGGGTAAACTTTATTCTCGTCTTGAAGATTCTGTGAATGAACAAACTCAAAAGTTACGTCAAAGCAACCGCTCTTTAACGACCCTTTATCAAAGCTCTCAGTTACTAACTATAAACGAGATTAATGATAAAACCCTCAGTCAGCTACTCAATCACATACGAGTCAGCGAGCATTTGCGTTATATCGAACTTAGCATTTTAGGTGCGGAACATTGGAATGTAAACTTTGGTGAAAAGCAACCTTACCAAAGTTTACAAATAGAAGAACTGAAAATCGAAAACGAAGCTTTAGGCGTGCTTTCGTGGCAAGCCGGTTTACCTTGTCCCGATCCGCGAATGATGCAAAATTTAGCTCAAATGTTAGCCCGTGCGCTGTATTTCTATAAAAATCAGCGACAACAAGAGCAGCTTTTATTAATGGAAGAGCGATCGATTATTGCACGGGAATTGCATGATTCTTTGGCACAAGTATTGTCATTTTTACAAATTCAACTTACCTTACTCAAGCATAATTTAAAGCAAAGTGATGAATCGGCTAAACAAAAAAGTCTTACTATTATTGCTGATTTTGAACAAGCGCTTTCCGGTGGATATGCACAATTACGGGAACTTTTAGCCACTTTCCGTTTAACCGTGCAAGAAGCGAATTTGCAACAGGCATTGGAGCAAGTGATTGATTCCTTACGCTCGCAAACTACAATGGAAATGCGGGTAAATTGTCGGTTGCCCTCACAAAGTTTGAATCCGCCTCAACTTGTACATGTGCTGCAAATTGTGCGTGAGGCGACACTGAATGCGATTAAACATTCAAAGGGAAGTCTTATTGAAATTAATGCAAAAATAAATGCCGAAGGTGAATATGAAATTTCGATCCAAGATGATGGTATCGGTATTCCAAGTTTAGATGAGCCGGAAGGGCATTATGGCTTAAATATTATGACTGAACGCAGCAATCGGCTAAATGCCGAGCTAACGATCAGACCCCTTAAACAAGGCGGTACACAGGTAAAAATCACCCTGCCACACACTTTATTTTAG
- the nudC gene encoding NAD(+) diphosphatase, which translates to MKMINASDIGYWLFTKASNLHLINGELPLGTAQSLGIEDLKGMVIGEWEGQKLWLVEEQDNDQRDYVGLRDQLSLPEEKFYLLNRGVEINHFFKTHKFCGKCGHQTKQTEDELAVQCTNCGYRSYPVICPSIIVAVRRGTEILLANHKRHYHPNGGMYTTLAGFVEAGETFEQTVRREVLEETGVQVKNIRYFGSQPWAFPNSQMVGFLADYESGEIRLQEAEIHDAQWFSYKQPLPELPPTGTIARKLIHATLELCEAESKTKQVENNQKGSPNVSVEK; encoded by the coding sequence ATGAAGATGATTAACGCCTCGGATATCGGTTATTGGTTATTTACTAAGGCTTCCAACCTTCATCTAATAAATGGAGAATTACCTTTGGGGACGGCACAATCCTTAGGTATTGAGGATTTAAAAGGTATGGTGATTGGCGAGTGGGAGGGGCAAAAACTATGGCTTGTGGAAGAACAGGATAATGATCAACGGGATTATGTCGGGTTACGCGATCAACTTTCATTACCTGAAGAAAAATTTTATTTATTGAATCGTGGCGTAGAAATCAATCATTTTTTTAAAACACACAAATTCTGTGGAAAGTGCGGTCATCAAACCAAGCAAACGGAAGACGAACTTGCCGTGCAGTGTACGAATTGCGGTTATCGCAGCTATCCTGTGATTTGTCCTTCGATTATTGTTGCAGTGCGCCGAGGGACGGAAATTTTACTTGCCAATCACAAACGCCATTATCACCCGAACGGTGGAATGTATACTACCCTTGCCGGTTTTGTGGAAGCGGGCGAAACCTTTGAACAAACCGTTCGCCGAGAGGTATTGGAAGAGACGGGGGTTCAGGTCAAAAATATTCGTTATTTCGGCAGTCAGCCTTGGGCGTTTCCTAATTCTCAAATGGTAGGTTTTTTAGCAGATTACGAAAGCGGTGAAATCCGTTTACAAGAAGCGGAAATTCACGATGCACAGTGGTTTTCTTACAAACAACCCTTGCCAGAATTACCCCCAACGGGTACTATCGCACGCAAATTAATTCATGCTACGCTTGAACTCTGCGAGGCAGAAAGTAAAACAAAACAAGTGGAAAATAACCAAAAAGGAAGCCCAAATGTCAGTGTTGAAAAATGA
- the murB gene encoding UDP-N-acetylmuramate dehydrogenase has translation MQSLQPFHTFHIPVYAREIIEAHSIEQIQQVWQCAKSKNLPILFLGQGSNMLFLEDFDGVVILNRLFGIKHKHDEHFHYLHINGGENWHNLVKWSLAQGIYGLENLALIPGCVGSAPIQNIGAYGVEFKDVCDYVEVLDLTTSTLFRLNAEECEFGYRESIFKHRYQQGYVITAVGLKLKKNWRPVLKYGSLVNFDPQSVTAKQVFDEVCQIRQSKLPNPDEFGNAGSFFKNPVVSAAQFAGIQKQVENLPHFSQPDGSVKLAAGWLIDQCNLKGFQIGGAAVHENQALVLINKANATGNDVIKLAHHIRKTVAEKFGVYLQPEVRFIGKNGEVNSENAIS, from the coding sequence ATGCAAAGTTTACAACCTTTTCATACATTTCATATTCCCGTTTACGCACGAGAAATTATTGAAGCGCACAGTATCGAACAAATTCAACAAGTATGGCAGTGTGCTAAGTCGAAAAATTTGCCTATCCTCTTTTTAGGGCAAGGCAGCAATATGCTGTTTTTAGAAGATTTTGACGGTGTGGTGATTCTCAATCGTCTATTCGGTATCAAACATAAGCACGATGAGCATTTTCACTATCTCCATATCAATGGTGGTGAAAATTGGCATAATCTCGTGAAATGGTCTTTAGCGCAAGGTATTTATGGATTGGAAAATCTTGCTTTAATCCCGGGGTGTGTGGGTTCCGCTCCGATTCAAAATATCGGCGCATACGGTGTGGAATTTAAGGATGTGTGTGATTATGTGGAAGTGTTGGATTTAACCACTTCTACATTATTCCGATTAAACGCGGAAGAATGTGAATTCGGTTATCGGGAAAGTATTTTTAAACATCGCTATCAGCAGGGATATGTGATTACAGCCGTAGGGTTGAAATTGAAGAAAAATTGGCGGCCGGTGTTGAAATACGGTTCGCTTGTTAATTTTGATCCGCAAAGCGTAACGGCAAAACAAGTGTTTGATGAAGTTTGTCAAATTCGTCAAAGTAAATTGCCTAATCCCGATGAATTTGGTAATGCCGGTAGTTTTTTTAAAAATCCGGTAGTGAGTGCCGCACAATTTGCTGGGATTCAAAAACAGGTCGAAAATCTACCGCACTTTTCACAACCTGACGGCTCGGTAAAACTTGCAGCAGGCTGGCTGATTGACCAATGTAATCTTAAAGGCTTTCAAATCGGTGGTGCCGCCGTGCATGAAAATCAAGCCCTTGTACTCATCAATAAAGCAAATGCGACAGGAAATGATGTGATAAAACTTGCTCATCATATTCGTAAAACCGTTGCGGAAAAGTTCGGGGTCTATTTACAACCGGAAGTTAGATTTATAGGAAAAAACGGCGAAGTGAATAGCGAAAATGCTATTTCTTGA
- the aspA gene encoding aspartate ammonia-lyase, translated as MTQFRKEVDLLGERDVPADAYWGIHTLRAVENFNISKVTISDVPEFVRGMVMVKKATALANGELGAIPTDIAKAIVSACDEILTTGKCLDQFPSDVYQGGAGTSVNMNTNEVVANLALEKIGHKKGEYDVINPMDHVNASQSTNDAYPTGFRIAVYNSILKLIDKIRYLRDGFDTKATEFAKILKMGRTQLQDAVPMTVGQEFKAFAVLLEEEERNLKRTAELLLEVNLGATAIGTGLNTPQGYTQLVVKHLAEVTGLPCVPAENLIEATSDCGAYVMVHGALKRTAVKLSKVCNDLRLLSSGPRAGLKEINLPELQAGSSIMPAKVNPVVPEVVNQVCFKVIGNDTTITFASEAGQLQLNVMEPVIGQAMFESIEILANACVNLRDKCVDGITVNKEICENYVFNSIGIVTYLNPFIGHHNGDLVGKICAETGKGVREVVLEKGLLTAEQLDDILSVENLMNPTYKAKLNK; from the coding sequence ATGACTCAATTTAGAAAAGAAGTGGATTTACTTGGCGAACGTGATGTACCTGCTGATGCTTACTGGGGTATCCACACATTAAGAGCGGTTGAAAATTTCAATATTTCTAAAGTAACGATTTCTGATGTTCCGGAATTTGTACGTGGTATGGTGATGGTGAAAAAAGCAACCGCACTTGCAAATGGTGAATTAGGCGCAATTCCGACAGACATTGCCAAAGCAATTGTTTCAGCTTGTGATGAAATCCTAACGACCGGCAAATGCTTGGATCAATTCCCTTCCGATGTCTATCAAGGTGGTGCCGGCACTTCCGTAAATATGAATACGAATGAAGTCGTGGCTAATCTTGCGCTTGAAAAAATAGGCCATAAGAAAGGCGAATATGATGTTATTAATCCGATGGATCATGTAAACGCCAGTCAATCAACGAACGATGCCTACCCGACCGGTTTCCGCATTGCGGTTTATAACAGTATTTTAAAACTGATTGATAAAATCCGATATTTACGAGACGGCTTCGATACCAAAGCAACAGAATTTGCCAAAATCTTAAAAATGGGACGAACCCAATTACAAGATGCCGTACCGATGACTGTGGGGCAAGAATTTAAAGCCTTCGCCGTATTACTTGAGGAAGAAGAACGCAACTTAAAACGTACCGCCGAATTATTGCTTGAAGTAAACTTAGGCGCAACTGCAATCGGTACGGGCTTAAATACCCCGCAAGGTTATACCCAATTAGTGGTTAAACATCTTGCAGAGGTAACAGGTTTACCTTGCGTACCGGCGGAAAACTTAATTGAAGCGACTTCCGATTGCGGTGCTTATGTAATGGTTCACGGTGCATTAAAACGCACTGCGGTGAAACTTTCTAAAGTATGTAATGACTTACGCTTACTTTCTTCCGGCCCTCGTGCAGGTTTGAAAGAAATTAATCTTCCTGAATTACAAGCCGGTTCTTCCATTATGCCTGCAAAAGTTAACCCGGTTGTGCCGGAAGTGGTAAACCAAGTATGCTTTAAAGTAATAGGTAACGATACAACCATCACCTTTGCTTCTGAAGCGGGTCAACTACAATTAAACGTAATGGAGCCGGTGATCGGGCAAGCGATGTTCGAGTCTATCGAAATCTTAGCCAATGCCTGCGTAAACTTGCGTGATAAATGCGTGGACGGCATCACCGTAAACAAAGAAATCTGTGAAAATTACGTTTTCAATTCAATCGGAATCGTCACTTATTTAAATCCTTTCATCGGTCACCACAATGGCGACCTTGTCGGTAAAATTTGTGCTGAAACCGGTAAAGGCGTACGTGAAGTCGTGTTAGAAAAAGGCTTGCTCACGGCAGAACAGTTAGACGATATTCTTTCTGTGGAAAACCTAATGAACCCGACCTACAAAGCGAAATTAAATAAATAA
- a CDS encoding YjaG family protein, whose translation MRNPIHKRLENLESWQHLTFMTALCERMMPNFKLFCQITKQEAAAKIYQNVLNLVWEYLTIKDAKINFENQLEKLENIIPNVNEHDTFGIIPALDACKALVETVHAIIAGETLERAVEISRISLGTVTALLETENCRDFSEAELKESEDIQTELDVQWQIYRLLKECEKRDIELILDLKNEIRTEGISNIGVKIDQ comes from the coding sequence ATGAGAAATCCCATTCATAAGCGTTTAGAAAATCTTGAAAGTTGGCAACATCTCACTTTTATGACTGCGTTATGCGAACGTATGATGCCTAATTTTAAATTATTTTGTCAAATCACCAAGCAAGAAGCGGCGGCAAAAATTTATCAAAATGTTCTTAATCTTGTCTGGGAATATTTAACGATAAAAGATGCGAAAATTAATTTTGAAAATCAGTTGGAAAAATTAGAGAACATTATTCCTAATGTGAATGAACACGATACTTTCGGCATAATTCCTGCGCTCGATGCTTGCAAAGCCTTAGTCGAAACGGTACATGCCATTATTGCAGGCGAAACTTTAGAAAGAGCGGTCGAAATTAGTCGAATTTCTTTAGGAACGGTGACTGCATTATTAGAAACAGAAAACTGCCGTGATTTTTCCGAAGCCGAACTAAAAGAAAGCGAGGATATTCAGACGGAATTAGACGTGCAATGGCAAATTTATCGTTTGTTAAAGGAATGTGAAAAACGTGATATTGAACTGATTCTTGATCTAAAAAACGAAATTAGGACTGAGGGGATATCCAATATTGGTGTAAAAATCGACCAATAA
- a CDS encoding HU family DNA-binding protein, producing MNKTDLIDAIATAAELNKKQAKAALEATLEAITASLKKGEPVQLIGFGTFKVNQRAARTGRNPQTGAEIKIAASKVPAFVSGKALKDAIK from the coding sequence ATGAACAAGACAGATTTAATTGATGCAATTGCAACGGCTGCAGAGCTAAATAAAAAACAAGCTAAGGCAGCGTTAGAAGCAACTTTAGAGGCGATCACTGCAAGCCTTAAAAAAGGCGAGCCGGTACAATTAATCGGTTTCGGTACATTCAAAGTAAATCAACGTGCAGCACGTACCGGTCGTAACCCACAAACCGGTGCGGAGATCAAAATTGCGGCATCTAAAGTACCTGCATTCGTATCAGGTAAAGCATTAAAAGATGCGATCAAATAA
- a CDS encoding DeoR/GlpR family DNA-binding transcription regulator yields the protein MKRNHHPRNTQQRRHTIMQLLQQQGEVSVEQLVHLFETSEVTIRKDLTALETSGFLLRKYGGAILMPKEIIDESENDELSERKQVIARAAAERIRDHNRIIVDSGSTTTALIKQLNRKQGLIVMTNSLSVATELRALENEPTLLMTGGTWDTRSESFQGKVAEQVLRSYDFDQLFIGADGIDLARGTTTFNELVGLSQVMAEVSREVIVMVESQKIGRKMPNLELTWQQIDVLITDKGLSEQDKQAISVQGVEVLCV from the coding sequence ATGAAACGAAATCATCACCCTCGCAATACACAACAGCGTCGTCACACGATTATGCAACTTCTTCAACAACAGGGGGAGGTGAGTGTAGAACAACTTGTTCATTTGTTTGAAACCTCAGAAGTTACTATTCGTAAAGATCTTACCGCCTTAGAAACAAGCGGTTTTTTGCTGCGTAAATATGGTGGTGCCATTTTAATGCCGAAAGAAATTATTGATGAAAGCGAAAATGATGAACTTTCGGAACGAAAGCAAGTCATAGCTAGGGCCGCGGCAGAGCGTATTCGTGATCACAATCGAATCATTGTGGATAGCGGCAGTACCACTACTGCACTGATTAAACAACTTAATCGTAAGCAGGGATTGATTGTGATGACGAATTCCCTTTCGGTGGCAACGGAGCTTCGTGCTTTAGAGAATGAACCTACACTGTTAATGACAGGAGGAACGTGGGATACCCGTTCAGAATCTTTTCAAGGTAAAGTGGCGGAGCAAGTGCTGCGATCTTATGATTTTGACCAACTTTTTATTGGCGCGGATGGCATTGATTTGGCGCGAGGTACAACAACTTTCAATGAATTGGTCGGTTTAAGCCAAGTGATGGCAGAAGTATCGCGGGAGGTTATCGTTATGGTTGAATCCCAGAAAATAGGTAGAAAAATGCCGAATCTAGAATTAACTTGGCAGCAAATTGATGTATTGATAACAGATAAAGGGCTGTCGGAACAAGATAAACAAGCCATTTCGGTGCAAGGTGTCGAAGTGCTTTGTGTATAA
- the glmS gene encoding glutamine--fructose-6-phosphate transaminase (isomerizing) — MCGIVGAVAQRDVAEILISGLHRLEYRGYDSAGVAVVNQQNELQRVRCLGKVKALDEAVAEKPLIGGTGIAHTRWATHGEPSEANAHPHISGNFAVVHNGIIENHEELRDLLKSRGYVFLSQTDTEVIAHLVEWEMRSTDSLLEAVQKVVKQLTGAYGMVVMDRHHPEHLVAARSGSPLVIGLGIGENFLASDQLALLSVTRRFIFLEEGDIAEITRRTVDIYDTNGNKVERETHESNLENDAAEKGKFRHFMQKEIYEQPTALINTMEGRINHNNVIVESIGNGAKEILEKVQHVQIVACGTSYNSGMAARYWFEALAGVSCDVEIASEFRYRKFVTRPNSLLLTLSQSGETADTLAALRLAKEKGYMAAMTICNVAGSSLVRESDLAFMTRAGVEIGVASTKAFTTQLAAMLMLVTAIGKLNGNISDEKEKEIVKALHSLPADVEKGLAFDKEIEALAEDFAEKHHALFLGRGEYYPIAMEASLKLKEISYIHAEAYAAGELKHGPLALIDADMPVIVVAPTNDLLEKVKSNIEEVRARGGQLYVFADNDAGFSETEGMKIITMPKVNEIVAPIFYTVPMQLLAYHVALIKGTDVDQPRNLAKAVTVE, encoded by the coding sequence ATGTGTGGTATTGTTGGCGCAGTCGCGCAGCGTGATGTAGCAGAAATTTTAATTAGCGGATTACATCGTTTAGAGTATCGTGGTTACGATTCTGCAGGTGTGGCTGTGGTAAATCAACAAAATGAATTACAGCGTGTGCGTTGTTTAGGTAAAGTTAAGGCATTGGACGAAGCCGTGGCTGAAAAACCGTTAATTGGCGGAACGGGTATCGCACACACCCGTTGGGCAACCCATGGTGAACCTTCCGAAGCTAATGCGCATCCTCACATTTCAGGTAATTTTGCCGTGGTACACAACGGGATTATCGAAAATCACGAAGAATTACGTGATTTATTAAAATCCCGCGGTTATGTATTTCTTTCACAAACGGATACGGAAGTTATCGCTCATCTTGTGGAATGGGAAATGCGTAGCACGGATTCTTTATTAGAGGCGGTTCAAAAAGTAGTGAAACAGCTTACAGGTGCATATGGTATGGTCGTGATGGATCGCCATCATCCCGAACACCTTGTGGCGGCGCGTTCAGGCAGTCCGCTGGTGATAGGTTTAGGTATCGGTGAAAATTTCTTAGCCTCGGATCAACTTGCATTATTAAGCGTTACCCGCCGTTTCATTTTCTTAGAAGAGGGGGATATTGCGGAAATAACTCGCCGCACGGTGGATATTTATGACACCAATGGCAATAAAGTAGAGCGTGAAACCCATGAGTCAAATCTTGAAAATGATGCGGCTGAAAAAGGCAAATTCCGCCACTTTATGCAAAAAGAAATTTATGAACAACCGACCGCACTGATCAATACCATGGAAGGGCGTATTAATCACAATAATGTGATTGTCGAATCAATCGGCAACGGGGCGAAAGAAATTTTAGAAAAAGTACAGCATGTTCAAATTGTCGCTTGCGGTACATCATATAATTCAGGAATGGCGGCTCGTTATTGGTTTGAAGCCCTTGCCGGTGTGAGCTGTGATGTGGAAATCGCTTCTGAATTTCGTTATCGTAAATTTGTTACCCGACCGAATAGTTTATTGCTTACGCTTTCTCAATCCGGTGAAACGGCGGACACATTAGCCGCCCTTCGTTTGGCGAAAGAAAAAGGCTATATGGCTGCAATGACAATTTGTAACGTGGCGGGTTCTTCCCTTGTTCGTGAATCCGATCTCGCATTTATGACACGTGCCGGCGTTGAAATTGGCGTAGCATCCACAAAAGCCTTCACCACGCAGTTAGCCGCAATGCTGATGTTGGTTACGGCAATCGGTAAACTCAACGGCAATATTTCGGATGAAAAAGAAAAAGAGATTGTTAAAGCATTGCATTCTCTTCCGGCTGATGTTGAAAAAGGACTGGCTTTTGATAAAGAAATCGAAGCGCTTGCGGAAGACTTTGCTGAAAAACATCACGCTTTATTTTTAGGTCGAGGGGAATACTATCCGATTGCGATGGAAGCCTCTTTAAAATTAAAAGAGATCTCCTACATTCACGCAGAAGCCTATGCCGCCGGTGAATTAAAACACGGTCCGTTGGCATTAATTGATGCGGATATGCCGGTTATCGTAGTTGCGCCGACCAATGATTTGTTGGAAAAAGTCAAATCCAATATTGAAGAAGTGCGCGCCCGTGGCGGTCAATTATATGTATTTGCCGATAACGATGCCGGTTTTAGCGAAACGGAAGGGATGAAAATCATCACTATGCCGAAAGTGAATGAAATCGTTGCGCCGATCTTCTATACGGTACCAATGCAATTACTGGCTTATCATGTTGCATTAATTAAAGGCACTGACGTGGATCAACCACGTAACCTTGCAAAAGCGGTAACCGTGGAATAA
- a CDS encoding co-chaperone GroES — protein sequence MTIRPLHDRVIIKREEVETKSAGGIVLTGSAATKSTRAKVLAVGKGRILENGTVQPLDVKVGDMVIFNEGYGAKTEKIDGEEVLIISESDILAIVE from the coding sequence ATGACTATTCGTCCATTACATGATCGTGTGATCATTAAACGTGAAGAAGTTGAAACCAAATCAGCCGGTGGTATTGTATTGACAGGTTCCGCTGCCACTAAATCTACCCGTGCGAAAGTGCTTGCGGTGGGTAAAGGTCGTATTCTTGAAAATGGTACGGTACAACCTTTAGATGTTAAGGTGGGAGATATGGTCATTTTCAACGAAGGTTACGGCGCAAAAACCGAGAAAATTGACGGTGAAGAAGTGTTGATTATTTCTGAGTCTGATATTTTGGCTATTGTGGAATAA
- the hemE gene encoding uroporphyrinogen decarboxylase has product MSVLKNDRYLKALLRQPVDYTPVWMMRQAGRYLPEYKATRAQAGDFMSLCRNAELACEVTLQPLRRYELDAAILFSDILTIPDAMGLGLSFGVGEGPKFARPIENKSAVENLPIPDPEQELQYVMNAVRTIRQELKGEVPLIGFSGSPWTLATYMVEGGSSKTFGKIKKMMYAEPQTLHLLLNKLAEAVTLYLNAQIKAGAQSVMIFDTWGGVLGHREYLDFSLQYMHKIVEGLIRENEGRPVPITLFTKGGGLWLEAIANTGCDAIGLDWTVNLADAKARVGDKVALQGNMDPSVLYAPTERIQQEVRSILADFGEGSGHVFNLGHGIHQDVPESAPKIFVDAIHEYSKAYHK; this is encoded by the coding sequence ATGTCAGTGTTGAAAAATGATCGTTATTTAAAAGCCTTATTACGTCAACCGGTTGATTACACACCGGTGTGGATGATGCGTCAAGCAGGGCGTTACTTGCCGGAATATAAAGCAACCCGTGCACAAGCCGGCGATTTTATGTCGCTTTGTCGTAACGCAGAACTGGCTTGCGAAGTTACCTTACAACCTTTGCGCCGCTATGAGTTGGATGCGGCAATTTTATTTTCTGATATTTTAACGATTCCTGATGCGATGGGATTAGGCTTGAGTTTTGGTGTCGGCGAGGGGCCGAAATTTGCCCGTCCGATTGAAAATAAAAGTGCGGTAGAAAATTTACCCATTCCGGATCCGGAACAAGAATTGCAATACGTGATGAATGCCGTACGTACGATTCGTCAAGAATTGAAAGGTGAAGTACCGCTTATCGGTTTTTCCGGTAGCCCGTGGACATTGGCTACCTATATGGTGGAAGGCGGTTCAAGTAAAACTTTCGGCAAAATCAAAAAAATGATGTATGCGGAGCCGCAAACACTTCATTTATTGCTTAATAAGTTGGCTGAGGCTGTCACTCTCTATCTTAATGCGCAAATCAAAGCCGGTGCGCAATCGGTGATGATTTTTGATACTTGGGGCGGTGTATTGGGACATCGTGAATATTTGGATTTTTCCCTTCAGTATATGCATAAAATCGTAGAGGGATTGATTCGTGAGAATGAAGGTCGCCCGGTGCCGATCACTTTATTTACCAAAGGTGGCGGTTTGTGGTTGGAAGCCATCGCCAATACGGGCTGTGATGCCATTGGTTTAGATTGGACGGTAAACCTTGCTGACGCGAAGGCTCGAGTCGGTGATAAGGTTGCCTTACAAGGCAATATGGATCCGAGCGTGCTTTATGCACCGACAGAACGTATTCAACAAGAAGTGCGGTCGATTTTAGCCGATTTTGGGGAAGGAAGCGGCCACGTATTTAACCTTGGTCATGGTATTCATCAAGATGTGCCGGAAAGCGCACCGAAAATCTTTGTTGATGCGATTCACGAATATTCCAAAGCTTATCATAAATAA